A stretch of the Elephas maximus indicus isolate mEleMax1 chromosome 3, mEleMax1 primary haplotype, whole genome shotgun sequence genome encodes the following:
- the LOC126073783 gene encoding uncharacterized protein LOC126073783 isoform X1: MDSLFTSWLSTQILMLKFSLILGVQTVKDLRPPCTLNRTVGESAQLHLNFSLRLPVREIEWSWSSEDEKNQLLVSWRPNTTAPAWYDFEDKYKHRFYLTKSAFLSIRNLTVEMSGLYGAKIKFNSGKFQEDVIRLCVYEPIPQPQILIHSSYNTSSWCNVTLECGTPGATGNLTVTWLGKGFHEPTPNSRNLSLSLPLSQVNAHLICVVSNPADQKNATLDLGSICLWTGSLWSKWLWKGIFATVLVVSLGAGVWIWKRRKTETERGGSTFLPVVPSSAVVPQALPTEDSADLQTREIESHSPPYAEISLRKHPKVGLRESDHVLRIHGSGDPGCSATIRLWVQFLFGQYGGCA, encoded by the exons GTGTCCAGACTGTCAAAGACCTCCGCCCTCCCTGCACACTGAACAGGACTGTGGGAGAATCTGCTCAGCTGCATCTCAACTTCTCCTTGCGCCTTCCAGTCCGAGAGATTGAGTGGAGTTGGAGTTCTGAGGATGAGAAAAATCAATTGCTGGTGTCCTGGAGGCCTAACACCACCGCTCCTGCCTGGTATGACTTTGAAGACAAATACAAGCACAGATTCTACCTGACGAAGTCGGCTTTCTTGAGCATCAGGAATCTCACTGTGGAAATGAGTGGACTATATGGAGCAAAAATCAAATTCAACTCAGGAAAATTCCAGGAGGACGTCATTAGACTCTGTGTATACG AGCCCATCCCTCAACCCCAGATTCTGATTCACTCGTCATACAACACATCAAGCTGGTGCAACGTCACCCTGGAGTGTGGGACCCCAGGGGCTACAGGGAACCTGACAGTGACGTGGTTGGGCAAGGGTTTTCATGAGCCAACCCCCAACTCCCGGAATCTGAGCCTGAGCCTGCCCCTGAGCCAGGTGAATGCCCACCTCATCTGTGTGGTCAGCAACCCTGCAGACCAGAAAAATGCCACCTTGGACCTGGGGAGCATCTGTCTATGGACGG GTTCTCTTTGGAGCAAATGGCTTTGGAAAGGCATCTTTGCCACAGTTCTGGTGGTGAGCTTGGGAGCTGGAGTGTGGATCTGGAAGAGGAGGAAGACGGAGACTGAAAGAG GTGGGTCTACTTTCCTGCCGGTGGTGCCCAGTTCGGCAGTGGTCCCCCAGGCCCTTCCCACAGAGGACAGTGCTGACCTGCAGACCAGAGAGATTGAGAGCCACAGTCCTCCCTATGCTGAGATCAGCCTCCGGAAACACCCTAAGGTTGGTTTAAGGGAATCAGATCATGTGCTCAGGATCCATGGGTCTGGGGATCCAGGCTGTTCTGCCACCATCAGGCTCTGGGTCCAGTTCTTATTTGGACAAtatggtggctgtgcctga